Proteins encoded within one genomic window of Amorphoplanes friuliensis DSM 7358:
- a CDS encoding ABC transporter ATP-binding protein, with amino-acid sequence MSSLTITGLRKRYGRTLALDGMTFTVRPGVVTGFAGPNGAGKSTTMRVVLGLDAVEEGTALIGGKPYRSLRYPLRHVGSLLDAAALHPARSARNHLLWLARSQGLGARRVDEVLELAGLTTVARRRVGGFSLGMRQRLGIAAALLGDPPIVMLDEPFNGMDPDGIIWMRGFLRSLAAQGRAVLVSSHLMHEVQGTADHLVVAGRGRVIADAGVADLIAAASTGRTARATLEDVYLELTRDAVEFGRVSR; translated from the coding sequence ATGAGTTCACTGACGATCACCGGGCTGCGCAAGCGGTACGGCAGGACCCTGGCCCTCGACGGCATGACCTTCACCGTCCGGCCGGGTGTGGTGACCGGTTTTGCCGGACCGAACGGCGCCGGGAAGTCCACCACGATGCGGGTGGTCCTCGGCCTGGACGCGGTCGAGGAGGGCACTGCACTGATCGGGGGAAAGCCCTACCGCAGCCTCCGGTACCCGCTGAGACACGTCGGTTCCCTGCTGGACGCCGCGGCCCTGCACCCGGCGCGCAGTGCCCGCAATCACCTGCTCTGGCTCGCCCGGTCACAGGGGCTGGGTGCGCGGCGGGTCGACGAGGTGCTCGAGCTGGCCGGCCTGACCACGGTGGCCCGGCGCAGGGTCGGCGGCTTCTCGCTCGGCATGCGGCAGCGCCTCGGGATCGCCGCGGCCCTGCTGGGTGACCCGCCGATCGTCATGCTCGACGAGCCCTTCAACGGCATGGACCCCGACGGCATCATCTGGATGCGGGGTTTCCTGCGGTCGCTGGCCGCGCAGGGCCGCGCCGTGCTGGTGTCCAGCCACCTGATGCACGAGGTGCAGGGCACCGCCGATCATCTGGTCGTGGCCGGACGTGGCCGGGTCATCGCCGACGCCGGAGTGGCCGACCTGATCGCGGCCGCCTCCACCGGACGCACCGCGCGGGCCACCCTGGAGGACGTCTACCTGGAGCTGACCCGCGACGCGGTCGAGTTCGGCCGGGTGTCACGGTGA
- a CDS encoding response regulator transcription factor: protein MRVLVVEDFEILARSIGTGLRREGMAVDVVLDGTDALERLAVTRFEVVILDRDLPGVHGDEICRRLAGARSDTRVLMLTAAGTLEDRVEGLGLGADDYLPKPFAFAELVARVRALARRATPPLPPVLSCEDISLDPARRVASRAGRRLELSPKEFALLECLLGTPGLVLSAEELLDRVWDEAADPFTSAVKHTMHRLRAKLGDPPVIHTVREGGYRIGSS from the coding sequence ATGAGGGTTCTTGTCGTCGAGGACTTCGAGATCCTCGCCCGTTCGATCGGGACCGGGCTGCGCCGGGAGGGGATGGCCGTCGACGTCGTGCTGGACGGGACCGACGCCCTCGAACGCCTGGCCGTCACGCGTTTCGAGGTGGTGATCCTCGACCGTGACCTGCCCGGCGTCCACGGTGACGAGATCTGCCGGCGGCTCGCCGGCGCCCGCAGCGACACCCGGGTGCTGATGCTGACCGCCGCCGGCACGCTCGAGGACCGTGTCGAAGGGCTCGGCCTCGGCGCGGACGACTATCTGCCCAAGCCGTTCGCCTTCGCCGAACTGGTCGCCCGCGTCCGCGCCCTGGCCCGCCGGGCGACCCCGCCGCTTCCACCCGTGCTGTCGTGCGAGGACATCAGCCTGGATCCGGCCCGCCGGGTGGCGTCGCGCGCGGGCCGGCGTCTCGAACTCAGCCCGAAGGAGTTCGCGCTGCTCGAATGTCTGCTCGGCACACCCGGGCTGGTCCTGTCCGCCGAGGAGCTCCTCGACCGCGTCTGGGACGAGGCGGCGGATCCCTTCACGTCCGCGGTCAAGCACACCATGCACCGCCTGCGCGCCAAGCTCGGCGACCCACCGGTGATCCACACCGTCCGCGAGGGCGGCTACCGGATCGGGTCGTCGTGA
- a CDS encoding sensor histidine kinase has protein sequence MTAPLRVRLALSYATVTFAAGIVILAVVALPLAGIESTVEVDSAGPRTITGTGSGIGPHQLLVSSAVAIAVLVPLALAVGWFIAGRFLRPLQAITTTARVISAGSLHRRLGLGEPADELTELGAVLDDLFARLDASFDAQRHFVANASHELRTPLAGLRTLLEVTLADPEADAGTLRTACQEALALGGQQERLVQALLALAVSERGLARTDVVDLARLTSAVLESRRDRAAQRGITLTGDLAPAVTAGDPGLIESLVANLLDNALRHNHPGGDVELSVRTSGAQATLTVTNSGPVVPGDQIERLFQPFQRLAPDRRSGHDGYGLGLAIVQAVAVAHHAPLTTTARPGGGLTITVGFARAA, from the coding sequence GTGACCGCGCCGCTGCGGGTCCGGCTCGCGCTGTCGTACGCCACGGTCACGTTCGCCGCCGGGATCGTGATCCTCGCCGTCGTCGCCCTGCCCCTGGCGGGCATCGAGTCGACCGTCGAGGTCGACAGCGCGGGACCGCGCACGATCACCGGCACCGGGTCCGGAATCGGGCCGCACCAGCTGCTCGTCAGCTCGGCGGTCGCGATCGCCGTGCTCGTCCCGCTCGCGCTCGCGGTGGGGTGGTTCATCGCGGGACGGTTCCTCCGGCCGCTGCAGGCCATCACCACCACCGCCCGGGTGATCTCCGCCGGGAGCCTGCACCGGCGTCTCGGCCTCGGCGAGCCCGCCGACGAACTGACCGAGCTGGGAGCCGTCCTCGACGACCTGTTCGCCCGCCTCGACGCCTCCTTCGACGCCCAGCGGCACTTCGTCGCCAACGCCTCCCACGAGCTGCGTACACCGCTGGCCGGCCTCAGAACCCTCCTCGAGGTCACCCTGGCCGACCCCGAGGCGGACGCCGGCACCCTGCGTACGGCCTGCCAGGAGGCCCTCGCGCTCGGCGGGCAGCAGGAACGGCTGGTCCAGGCGCTGCTCGCGCTGGCCGTCAGCGAACGTGGCCTCGCCCGCACCGACGTCGTCGACCTGGCCCGGCTGACCTCGGCGGTCCTCGAGTCCCGCCGGGACCGGGCCGCGCAGCGCGGTATCACCCTCACCGGGGACCTGGCGCCCGCGGTGACGGCCGGCGACCCCGGGCTGATCGAGAGCCTGGTCGCCAACCTCCTCGACAACGCCCTGCGCCACAACCACCCCGGCGGGGACGTGGAGCTCAGCGTCCGGACCTCCGGCGCGCAGGCCACCCTCACCGTCACCAACAGTGGTCCGGTCGTGCCCGGCGACCAGATCGAGCGCCTCTTCCAGCCGTTCCAGCGGCTCGCGCCCGACCGGCGTAGTGGCCACGACGGCTACGGTCTCGGCCTCGCGATCGTCCAGGCCGTTGCCGTCGCGCACCACGCCCCGCTCACCACCACCGCACGGCCCGGCGGGGGCCTGACGATCACGGTCGGGTTCGCCCGGGCCGCGTGA